Proteins found in one Salvia splendens isolate huo1 chromosome 10, SspV2, whole genome shotgun sequence genomic segment:
- the LOC121751481 gene encoding serine/threonine-protein phosphatase 7 long form homolog isoform X1, giving the protein MHTPYTPCGAKWHGVTEIGNAPRHSVAHYRDQLSLIRPGQFMWTPYADCILPEYCIDSTASYLCDTYLVCWSFVEAHEAGRVSRQFNRYQRIPQYCDRMLHSSGHLSKSHRRGRKGADWAKVHKFFIDEWDLRHDRFQATFDHVTATMDGRINPGYMAWYNRITVSYLVQPGTQSTQGMNEAAPSNLLVVETLQGIWHLTSEYDTDPRLRQIREMADSALRAMNHADAMDYPSSQRRNVVMPPRPPTSLRHGLPGVRTGGHGITRQHRLSQQQQPQPEYAVPEPLSPEYDPPGWSQLSGASHEP; this is encoded by the exons atgcacacgccgtataccccgtgtggagccaa gtggcacggagttactgaaattggaaatgctcCCCGACATTCAGTAGCTCATTATCGTGATCAGTTATCACTGATCCGTCCTGGCCAG tttatgtGGACACCCTATGCAGACTGTATCCTCCCTGAGTACTGCATTGATTCGACTGCATCCTACTTGTGCGATACTTATTTGGTGTGCTGGTCATTTGTCGAGGCACACGAGGCTGGACGCGTTTCCCGACAATTTAACCGCTACCAGCGTATTCCTCAGTACTGTGATAGGATGCTACATAGCTCCGGCCATTTGAGTAAAAGTCACCGCCGTGGGAGGAAGGGCGCTGATTGGGCTAAGGTACAtaagttcttcattgatgaGTGGGACTTGCGGCACGACAGGTTCCAAGCAACTTTTGACCATGTAACGGCGACAATGGATGGTCGCATTAATCCGGGCTATATGGCGTGGTACAATAGGATCACCGTGTCGTACCTAGTTCAACCTGGGACACAGTCAACTCAAGGGATGAACGAGGCAGCCCCTTCTAATTTATTGGTT GTTGAGACCCTTCAGGGGATATGGCATTTGACCTCTGAATATGACACAGACCCTCGTTTACGGCAGATTCGAGAAATGGCTGATTCGGCACTTCGTGCTATGAACCATGCTGATGCGATGGATTATCCATCTTCTCAACGGCGAAATGTGGTCATGCCGCCACGGCCACCAACTTCTCTTCGTCATGGACTGCCGGGTGTCCGGACGGGTGGGCACGGGATTACGCGACAGCATAGGTTgtcgcagcagcagcagccgcaaCCTGAGTATGCGGTACCAGAGCCCTTGAGTCCGGAGTACGATCCACCAGGATGGTCTCAGCTGAGTGGTGCAAGCCACGAGCCCTAG
- the LOC121751481 gene encoding serine/threonine-protein phosphatase 7 long form homolog isoform X2, with protein MHTPYTPCGAKWHGVTEIGNAPRHSVAHYRDQLSLIRPGQFMWTPYADCILPEYCIDSTASYLCDTYLVCWSFVEAHEAGRVSRQFNRYQRIPQYCDRMLHSSGHLSKSHRRGRKGADWAKVHKFFIDEWDLRHDRFQATFDHVTATMDGRINPGYMAWYNRITVSYLVQPGTQSTQGMNEAAPSNLLVETLQGIWHLTSEYDTDPRLRQIREMADSALRAMNHADAMDYPSSQRRNVVMPPRPPTSLRHGLPGVRTGGHGITRQHRLSQQQQPQPEYAVPEPLSPEYDPPGWSQLSGASHEP; from the exons atgcacacgccgtataccccgtgtggagccaa gtggcacggagttactgaaattggaaatgctcCCCGACATTCAGTAGCTCATTATCGTGATCAGTTATCACTGATCCGTCCTGGCCAG tttatgtGGACACCCTATGCAGACTGTATCCTCCCTGAGTACTGCATTGATTCGACTGCATCCTACTTGTGCGATACTTATTTGGTGTGCTGGTCATTTGTCGAGGCACACGAGGCTGGACGCGTTTCCCGACAATTTAACCGCTACCAGCGTATTCCTCAGTACTGTGATAGGATGCTACATAGCTCCGGCCATTTGAGTAAAAGTCACCGCCGTGGGAGGAAGGGCGCTGATTGGGCTAAGGTACAtaagttcttcattgatgaGTGGGACTTGCGGCACGACAGGTTCCAAGCAACTTTTGACCATGTAACGGCGACAATGGATGGTCGCATTAATCCGGGCTATATGGCGTGGTACAATAGGATCACCGTGTCGTACCTAGTTCAACCTGGGACACAGTCAACTCAAGGGATGAACGAGGCAGCCCCTTCTAATTTATTG GTTGAGACCCTTCAGGGGATATGGCATTTGACCTCTGAATATGACACAGACCCTCGTTTACGGCAGATTCGAGAAATGGCTGATTCGGCACTTCGTGCTATGAACCATGCTGATGCGATGGATTATCCATCTTCTCAACGGCGAAATGTGGTCATGCCGCCACGGCCACCAACTTCTCTTCGTCATGGACTGCCGGGTGTCCGGACGGGTGGGCACGGGATTACGCGACAGCATAGGTTgtcgcagcagcagcagccgcaaCCTGAGTATGCGGTACCAGAGCCCTTGAGTCCGGAGTACGATCCACCAGGATGGTCTCAGCTGAGTGGTGCAAGCCACGAGCCCTAG